The following coding sequences are from one Peromyscus eremicus chromosome X, PerEre_H2_v1, whole genome shotgun sequence window:
- the Clic2 gene encoding LOW QUALITY PROTEIN: chloride intracellular channel protein 2 (The sequence of the model RefSeq protein was modified relative to this genomic sequence to represent the inferred CDS: substituted 1 base at 1 genomic stop codon), giving the protein MDSDPTPGGPFKQIKLHNCCTMQRAKPSPMKAGSDGESIGNCPFCQCLFMILWLKGVKFNATIIDMTGKSEELKNLAPGTNPPFLVYNKELKTDFIKIEEFLEQTLAPPRYPHLSPKYKESFDMGYNLFAKFSAYIKNIQKKANKNFEKSLLREFKHLNDNLNIPILDKIDQDSFLKTSXTHLNTQFLENFLDGDQLTLADCSLLSKLNIIKVTAKKYCDFDIPAEFSGVWCYLHNAYAHEEFAYICPEDKEIENMYASVAKQ; this is encoded by the exons atggattctgatcctacacCAGGAGGCccctttaagcagatcaagctacacaactgttgcACTATGCAGAGAGCCAAGCCCAGTCCCAtgaag GCTGGAAGTGATGGGGAAAGTATCGGAAATTGTCCCTTTTGCCAATGCCTTTTTATGATACTCTGGCTTAAAGGAGTTAAATTTAATGCGACTATTATTGACATGACCGG AAAATCTGAAGAACTGAAGAACTTAGCCCCAGGTACCAATCCTCCATTCTTGGTATATAATAAGGAGTTGAAAACAGACTTCATTAAAATTGAGGAATTTCTAGAGCAGACACTGGCTCCTCCAAG ATATCCTCACCTGAGTCCTAAGTACAAGGAATCTTTTGATATGGGCTATAATCTCTTTGCCAAGTTTTCTGCATATATTAAGAATatacaaaagaaagcaaataa AAATTTTGAAAAATCTCTGCTAAGAGAATTTAAACATCTGAATGACAACTTAAATATTCCAATTTTGGACAAAATTGATCAAGACAGTTTCTTGAAAACTTCTTGAACACACTTGAACACACAGTTTCTAGAAAACTTCTTAGATGGAGATCAACTAACACTGGCTGACTGCAGTTTGTTATCCAAACTGAATATTATTAAA GTTACTGCCAAGAAGTACTGTGACTTTGACATTCCGGCAGAATTCTCAGGAGTCTGGTGCTATCTCCACAATGCCTATGCCCATGAAGAATTTGCCTACATATGTCCTGAagacaaagaaattgaaaatatgtATGCAAGTGTGGCTAAACAGTAG